The Anopheles moucheti chromosome 3, idAnoMoucSN_F20_07, whole genome shotgun sequence genome contains the following window.
CGAAACGGGGCTCCGGGTCGGGATGCTATTGTCAACGAGTACAACATCTGGCCCATTCGTGGAACGCCCGGCGTGCCGGGTGACAAGTAAGTGCTAGAGGTTTGCTGCTGGAGGTCAATTGAAAACTAACTctattgtgttttattttccgcaGAGGTGTCAAGGGGGAGCTTGGTGATCAGGGTGATCGTGGTGAGCCGGGCGCAATGTCGGAGATGATCTACGACATCGAAGGTCCCAAGGGCGTGAAGGGAGAAATGGGAGATTACGGACCTACGGGTGAAAAGGGTTACAAAGGCGAGATGGGTCTGCATGGACTGCGTGGATTAGATGGACCCCCTGGTTTGCCTGGTCTCAGCATTCAGGGACCGGAAGGGTACAAGGGCTACTACGGCGTGATTGGTGACCATGGACCGGTCGGTACACCCGGTGAGGATGGACGCCCCGGACCGGATGGCATTCCCGGATTGCAAGGACTGCGCGGTCAGCGCGGTGACCCCGGACGGCCGATACTGATGGGGGAGAAGGGCGTGGAGGGCGAGGGCGGCTTCTACGGTGAGATTGGAGACAAGGGATTCAAGGGACCGGAAGGTGTGCGCGGAACGATGGGTGAATCGGGCACGAAGGGCGAACGAGGCGAACCGGGACCACTGGGCAAGCCTGGTCTGCGCGGAAACAAGGGCCAGATGGGAGACATCATCTACGGTGAGCGTGGAATGCCGGGATTGCCAGGACGCAACGGACTGCAGGCACCGTTCGGCGACAAAGGCGAACGTGGAGAATCCGGCATGGAAGGGTTCCCCGGACCGAAGGGAGAGAGAGGCGAAATCGGACGTGACGGATTGCCCGGACTGCCCGGAGATGATGGACTGCCGGGCGAACGAGGTCTGCAGGGACGCATGGGCGATATGGGGGAAGAAGGTTACCAAGGGGAACGTGGCTTTACTGGCGACCTAGGTCACCCCGGCTTGACCGGAGCCCGTGGATTGGCGGGCATGCGGGGACCCAAAGGCCTTTCGGGCGATCCCGGAGATATGGGATTCCCCGGACGGAATGGAGCGCCTGGACGGAAAGGAGAACTTGGCGATTTCGGTGACATGGGACCACGCGGTAGGAAAGGCGGCGCGTCGTTCAGCGGCATGAAGGGGGAGATGGGAGAGCCAGGTATGATGGGACCGCCCGGATACAACGCGCGACCCGGAATGATGGGACAAAAGGGTGAGGAAGGAGACGCCGGCCAGGTCATCGATGGATATCAGGGAGTGAAGGGCCAGAAGGGTGCCCCAGGTTTCCCGGGCATTCCTGGCCGTCCTGGAGCGAAGGGTGAGCGGGGCGACGTTGGAGTGTTTGGACCGAAGGGAATCTTCGGCGATAAGGGACGCGATGGATATCCTGGAATTGCCGGTCGTCCCGGACGTCCGGGTCCTCGTGGACAGGGTGGTCCGCGAGGTGAGCAAGGCACTCGCGGAGAAGCTGGAGAATCGGGTGAAGATGGCCTACCTGGGTTCGTTGGTATTAAGGGTATGCGTGGTGATGTGGGCATGGTTGGACTTGCTGGACAGCCTGGAGTAGTTGGCGATCCTGGTTTACCCGGCATTCCTGGCAATGTTATGATGCGATCGGCGCAACAAGGCGACCAAGGTGACACGGCCCCGGAGGGCCTGGAAGGTGATCAAGGACCGCCCGGACTGAAGGGACAACGAGGCTATCCTGGCCGGAAAGGTGAACAGGGATTGCCTGGATTCGTCGGTATGCGCGGCATCGAAGGTTACGACGGGCCCAAAGGACAGCGTGGAGATCCTGGTATGAAGGGACTCCCCGGCGACATACAGACCCGAACCGAGCGCGGCGATCAAGGGGAGGCTGGATACGACGGACTCACCGGACGACCGGGCATTACCGGCAACAAAGGAGCACCAGGCGACTATGGTGACAATGGACTGATGGGTCTGCAGGGTCTCCCAGGCTTTGTACACGGCGCGCTGAAGGGCATGAAGGGTGAGATTGGTTTCGAAGGTGCCCCGGGACAGGCTGGACTGCCTGGACTGTCTGGTTTGGAAGGTGTGATGGGTTCTCCCGGACCACGAGGATTGGCTGGAAGCATCGGTCCAATAATGCCCGGCTTCCGGGGTGACATGGGAGATGATGGACTGCCGGGCTTAGAAGGCATGTCCGGTCCACCGGGTTTCCCGGGCGACCGAGGATTGCAGGGATTGCCCGGTTTGAGTGGACTCCCCGGACCCAAGGGTCAGCAGGGAGAGGAAGGCCCCGAAGGCTATCACGGTATGGTTGGACTGACTGGCATGAAGGGAGAGGTAGGTGATCTACCGCCACTCTCGAACTGGCGGCCAACGCAACCTGGCGATCGAGGAACTCCCGGTTTGCGTGGTGAACCCGGCGACGAGGGAGACAATGGACCACCGGGCTATCCGGGCATGCGGGGTCCGAAGGGTTTGCAAGGCTTGCAAGGCGAACAGGGCGCAACGGGTGAGGTCGGTATCAAGGGCCAGCAAGGTATTCCCGGTCCGCCGGGACGCAGCGGTATCGAAGGACTTCCAGGCCTGCCAGGAATGCCGGGTGACTCGGCCGGGCCTCCTCCACCGCCAAAGAACTTGGGTTTCATTTTCGCACGCCACTCGCAGAAGGTGGCCATCCCCGAGTGTCCCATCAACACGTACAAACTGTGGGATGGCTACTCGCTAGTGAATGTCATCGCTAGCAGCCGCTCCACCGGACAGGATCTTGGCACAGCCGGTTCGTGTCTGCGACGATTCAGCACCATGCCGTTCATGTTCTGTGATATCAACAACGTGTGTAACTACGCCTCGAACAATGACGACACGATATGGTTGGCCACCCCCGAGCCGATGCCAATGTCGATGGCACCGATACCGGCGGATCAGGTCGAGCGCTACATTTCCCGTTGCAGCGTGTGTGAGTCCAATACGCGAGTGATGGCCCTGCACAGTCAATCGTTGAGCATTCCGGACTGTCCCGAAGGTTGGGAAGAGTTGTGGCTTGGTTACAGTTATGCGATGGTAAGCATGTGGCAAGATTTGTAATATTTGCGGTATTTCATGTTCCTTCTCCTAATGCAGCACACATCGGATAACTCTGGAGGATTCGGGCAGGACTTTGTGTCGCCCGGATCGTGCATGGAAGAGTTCCGACCACAACCCGTCATCGAATGCCATGGACATGGTACGTGCAATTTCTACGACGGTATTTCCTCCTTCTGGTTGACGATCATCGACGACTCCATGCAGTTCAACACGCCCCAGCAGTTGACCCTAAAGGCACATCAAACCAGCAAAGTCAGTCGGTAAGTACAGCGTCTTAAGTGTGGGGCTTGTCTCAGATCCAACTCACCAACTCCCTTTATCGTCCACTCCAGATGCATCGTTTGCCGTCGAAAGGCCGGCATCATGCGCGCGCTGCATGGAGGCAGTTCGATAACTGCATCGGCCCTTCGCAGACCGCAAACGGCCACAGTGTCACGTCCTCAATATCCGCTGCCTCCAGCTCAATCAACCGGCTCGAGGAGACGAGTGTCACCGGGACGACAGCGTAACCGCAACCGCAGCCAGGGCTAGTGAGTGAAACTAGCGAGCAGATGGGAAACGTTTGATCGCTTTACGGATGTGCAAGCGAGTGTATGTGCCATTACCGTTCGCTGAAATTTGCAACAGGGATAGACTTTCACTaataattttccttcatttttggTTACACCCGACAGCGGTCCGGGTGTAGTAGTAACTGTTGTGTtctaaccaaacaaaactgcCAAGTAATATCTTATCAAACCGTCAGCAAACGCAAAAATCAGAGAACGTTACCAACAGATGCGAATGTGTGTCCCTCTATTGTTCCCACTTGTGTTCCTGAGCGGAACTGAGTTCCCTCCGCTAttctttgttttctgttcCGCTAACGTCGTTTTTCGTTTCGCGTACCATTCTCGTAAGTGCCTGTGAGATGATACTGGCGTACCAGTGGTCACGTTTAGGCACAATTAAtcgtcagcagcatcagctttAGTAAgttagaaaacaacaaaccattgAAACGATTATGTAAACGAATTATTCGATTAATAAAACTACGAAAACTGACCGGCGTTCAAGGTTATTTGACATTATTATCGGGATTGGGAACGTTCCAAAGAGTAGATCAAAGTTATGGTGATGATAATTAGCTGATACGATGcatgaaaacggaaaagaaatacGGTAGAGAAGTAAAAATCTAACGGATTTGTTAGATTCAAATTCAAAATCCATCGCACCGTGTATACGCTGCTTAATTTAGCGCCCCAACTAACCTGACGTCTTTCGCCGTCAAAATTACCCAACTAACACGCCGTTCATGGCCGTCtataggtgcagggccacgagagttgacaaaatgctgacaaatttgtcaagtgacaaaatcagctggtcaactgcaaaaaaagcatgtttttcaagaagtgacacctgcagcgtggaataaatttgcccatcaatattgcattgcatactatcaaacccgtgagagctaTCGCTAGTGTAaagaagatcaataaaacggaaagcatccttcatttcgctcaaactttccgtcgacGGGTACGatattccatacaaaccagctttttgaaatttccgataccaggagagcatccaaggaagaggtagcacctggtacagcaattttgctcgaaaacccccgaaaaactgcttcaaaaattaccagtttccgaatgtatagtaccaggagagcatccacggaagaggtaactcctggtactagcgccgtaaggtatgcaatgtttgtacactaactttgcaaccaacttgcaatgcaatgcgccgtaaggtatgcaatgtttatacactaactttgcaaccaacttgcagaTGGCAACCAATTtgcagccgagcaagatggcgcccaacttcgtacttgcatgcaacaaacttgcatgcaaacttgcatacaaacttgcatacaatcttgcatgcaagtttgcatgcaacaaacttgcatgcaaacttgcatgcaaacttgcatacaaacttgcatgcaagtttgcatacaagaaattgcatgcaaaaaattgcatgcaagtttgtatgcaagtttgcatgcaagtttgttgcatgcaagtacgaagttgggcgccatcttgctcggctgcaAATTGGTTGCCAtctgcaagttggttgcaaagttagtgtataaacattgcataccttacggcgcattgca
Protein-coding sequences here:
- the LOC128301085 gene encoding collagen alpha-1(III) chain, with the protein product MLRAADPTLPGGLETKDTGHRRRRCCARSVPFCVTLLLACLLQHAQPSTAVVCNQTVCDCKGLQGAPGQIGPHGVTGQSGDPGDIGFDGPPGLRGDRGNRGEVGTSGPKGYRGDTGERGPLGVPGYAGLPGEPGFRGPYGIDGCNGTDGAMGPPGFPGIPGERGPQGPPGMIGYRGDSGEGGINSKGTKGDIGVAGFRGVEGQQGYPGNRGSDGVDGKTGAPGDDGLPGQTGERGEQSEDFCPGEPGEPGEPYYYWGGKNETVSIGMKGPKGDRGYDGMPGLHGMKGDSGMQGERGQKGFKGEEGKFGDRGKQGKEGPPGASGEKGEKGAPGYAGLDGSAGDKGPPGDDGRPGLPGVQGPPGPKGEYRPELAPIVIGPQGPQGDIGPPGRPGNVGIPGNKGLRGPMGPPGLPGDSGLNGRAGPKGISPPGQRGDDGEGGPPGPIGSRGTPGQAGPKGQLGFPGRSLLGPKGEPGTNGLNGDFGEKGDQGDDGESGDKGLPGIGVNITGPPGPAGLPGRDGPPGDLGFNGYTGQKGDKGFRGEDCGTCPPGPKGVKGEDGDIGRSGLDGYDGNRGLTGPRGYQGTAGKQGLKGLMGRKGERGDFGERGVPGEPGRPGVLRRAKDFIDLTPELGERGDRGQRGDQGMPGDLGAFGAIGYPGRPGEPGEYGDDGESGRPGNDGLPGIDGRNGAPGRDAIVNEYNIWPIRGTPGVPGDKGVKGELGDQGDRGEPGAMSEMIYDIEGPKGVKGEMGDYGPTGEKGYKGEMGLHGLRGLDGPPGLPGLSIQGPEGYKGYYGVIGDHGPVGTPGEDGRPGPDGIPGLQGLRGQRGDPGRPILMGEKGVEGEGGFYGEIGDKGFKGPEGVRGTMGESGTKGERGEPGPLGKPGLRGNKGQMGDIIYGERGMPGLPGRNGLQAPFGDKGERGESGMEGFPGPKGERGEIGRDGLPGLPGDDGLPGERGLQGRMGDMGEEGYQGERGFTGDLGHPGLTGARGLAGMRGPKGLSGDPGDMGFPGRNGAPGRKGELGDFGDMGPRGRKGGASFSGMKGEMGEPGMMGPPGYNARPGMMGQKGEEGDAGQVIDGYQGVKGQKGAPGFPGIPGRPGAKGERGDVGVFGPKGIFGDKGRDGYPGIAGRPGRPGPRGQGGPRGEQGTRGEAGESGEDGLPGFVGIKGMRGDVGMVGLAGQPGVVGDPGLPGIPGNVMMRSAQQGDQGDTAPEGLEGDQGPPGLKGQRGYPGRKGEQGLPGFVGMRGIEGYDGPKGQRGDPGMKGLPGDIQTRTERGDQGEAGYDGLTGRPGITGNKGAPGDYGDNGLMGLQGLPGFVHGALKGMKGEIGFEGAPGQAGLPGLSGLEGVMGSPGPRGLAGSIGPIMPGFRGDMGDDGLPGLEGMSGPPGFPGDRGLQGLPGLSGLPGPKGQQGEEGPEGYHGMVGLTGMKGEVGDLPPLSNWRPTQPGDRGTPGLRGEPGDEGDNGPPGYPGMRGPKGLQGLQGEQGATGEVGIKGQQGIPGPPGRSGIEGLPGLPGMPGDSAGPPPPPKNLGFIFARHSQKVAIPECPINTYKLWDGYSLVNVIASSRSTGQDLGTAGSCLRRFSTMPFMFCDINNVCNYASNNDDTIWLATPEPMPMSMAPIPADQVERYISRCSVCESNTRVMALHSQSLSIPDCPEGWEELWLGYSYAMHTSDNSGGFGQDFVSPGSCMEEFRPQPVIECHGHGTCNFYDGISSFWLTIIDDSMQFNTPQQLTLKAHQTSKVSRCIVCRRKAGIMRALHGGSSITASALRRPQTATVSRPQYPLPPAQSTGSRRRVSPGRQRNRNRSQG